In Nicotiana tabacum cultivar K326 chromosome 2, ASM71507v2, whole genome shotgun sequence, the following proteins share a genomic window:
- the LOC107772392 gene encoding putative glutathione S-transferase isoform X1, with translation MADEVVLLDTYVSVFGMRVRIALAEKGIEYEYKEQDLFNKTPLLLQMNPIHKKIPVLIHNGKPICETLIIVEYIDEVWKDKSPFMPSDPYKRAQARFWADYVGKKIYDTGRKIWTTKKEDQEAANKELVECLKLLEGELGDKPYFGGESFGFVDMALIPYYSWFPSYEKFGNFSIEAECPKIVEWAKKCVQKESVSKSLADPDKVYDFIVMARQKWGIA, from the exons ATGGCAGATGAAGTTGTCCTTTTGGATACCTATGTAAGCGTGTTTGGGATGAGGGTTAGGATTGCCCTGGCTGAGAAAGGCATAGAGTATGAATACAAGGAGCAGGACTTGTTTAACAAAACCcctcttctcctacaaatgaacCCAATTCACAAGAAAATTCCAGTTTTGATTCATAATGGAAAACCAATCTGTGAAACCCTCATTATTGTTGAGTATATAGATGAAGTTTGGAAGGACAAATCCCCTTTTATGCCTTCTGATCCTTATAAGAGAGCTCAAGCTAGGTTTTGGGCTGattatgttggcaaaaag ATTTATGATACTGGAAGGAAGATCTGGACTACAAAAAAGGAGGACCAAGAAGCAGCAAATAAAGAATTGGTAGAGTGCCTGAAACTGTTGGAAGGGGAGTTAGGAGACAAGCCATACTTTGGAGGGGAAAGTTTTGGGTTTGTGGATATGGCCCTTATTCCTTACTATAGCTGGTTCCCTTCTTATGAGAAATTTGGCAACTTTAGCATAGAAGCAGAGTGTCCTAAGATTGTGGAATGGGCAAAAAAGTGTGTGCAAAAGGAGAGTGTCTCAAAGTCTCTTGCTGACCCTGACAAAGTCTATGATTTTATTGTTATGGCGAGACAAAAGTGGGGCATTGCTTAA